The following are encoded in a window of Oncorhynchus keta strain PuntledgeMale-10-30-2019 chromosome 10, Oket_V2, whole genome shotgun sequence genomic DNA:
- the LOC118388804 gene encoding protein FAM3C-like isoform X1, with product MRPRDVVYAVTFLIVILVMWGIYTNPPYIHQRARVIQQHIFGAQRATVVTAEKPWNEEVCPNVLTAVPEISHPKCSLSKNCPIDHFAFQIKSGAATVVGPKICFDGNIVMSGVMNNVGPGLNLVLVNGENGQIEKFDYFNMYSGETKAILDFLKTIKPGMIVLVASFDDAATKMTDEIRNIFAGLGSSSIKDVKFRDSWVFAGGAGTEQKSPFEKLAANNQKTNIYGNWPEVVEIAGCFPRKI from the exons ATGAGACCAAGAG ACGTTGTGTATGCTGTTACTTTCCTCATCGTCATCCTCGTTATGTGGGGAATCTATACCAACCCACCCTACATCCATCAGAGAGCAAGGGTTATACAACAACATATCTTTG GAGCTCAAAGAGCAACTGTGGTCACTGCTG AAAAACCATGGAAcgaggaggtgtgtccaaacgttttgACTG CTGTGCCTGAAATCTCCCATCCAAAATGCAGCCTTTCCAAAAACTGCCCTATCGACCATTTTGCATTTCAAATCAAGAGTGGAGCAGCGACTGTTGTGGGCCCAAAGATCTGCTTTGATGGTAACAT TGTTATGAGTGGTGTGATGAACAACGTGGGACCAGGCCTGAACCTAGTGCTGGTGAATG GTGAAAATGGGCAGATCGAAAAATTTGACTACTTTAACATGTACTCTGGAG AAACAAAGGCCATCTTGGACTTCTTGAAGACGATTAAACCCGGAATGATTGTTCTGGTGGCATCTTTTGATGATGCAGCGACAAA GATGACTGATGAAATCAGGAACATATTTGCGGGACTGGGAAGCAGCAGTATCAAGGATGTCAAATTCAGAGACAGCTGGGTCTTTGCTGGAGGCGCTGGGACAGAACAGAAAAGCCCCTTTGAGAAG CTGGCTGCCAATAATCAGAAGACCAATATTTACGGAAACTGGCCAGAGGTGGTGGAAATAGCCGGCTGCTTCCCCAGGAAGATCTGA
- the LOC118388804 gene encoding protein FAM3C-like isoform X2: MRPRDVVYAVTFLIVILVMWGIYTNPPYIHQRARVIQQHIFGAQRATVVTAAVPEISHPKCSLSKNCPIDHFAFQIKSGAATVVGPKICFDGNIVMSGVMNNVGPGLNLVLVNGENGQIEKFDYFNMYSGETKAILDFLKTIKPGMIVLVASFDDAATKMTDEIRNIFAGLGSSSIKDVKFRDSWVFAGGAGTEQKSPFEKLAANNQKTNIYGNWPEVVEIAGCFPRKI; the protein is encoded by the exons ATGAGACCAAGAG ACGTTGTGTATGCTGTTACTTTCCTCATCGTCATCCTCGTTATGTGGGGAATCTATACCAACCCACCCTACATCCATCAGAGAGCAAGGGTTATACAACAACATATCTTTG GAGCTCAAAGAGCAACTGTGGTCACTGCTG CTGTGCCTGAAATCTCCCATCCAAAATGCAGCCTTTCCAAAAACTGCCCTATCGACCATTTTGCATTTCAAATCAAGAGTGGAGCAGCGACTGTTGTGGGCCCAAAGATCTGCTTTGATGGTAACAT TGTTATGAGTGGTGTGATGAACAACGTGGGACCAGGCCTGAACCTAGTGCTGGTGAATG GTGAAAATGGGCAGATCGAAAAATTTGACTACTTTAACATGTACTCTGGAG AAACAAAGGCCATCTTGGACTTCTTGAAGACGATTAAACCCGGAATGATTGTTCTGGTGGCATCTTTTGATGATGCAGCGACAAA GATGACTGATGAAATCAGGAACATATTTGCGGGACTGGGAAGCAGCAGTATCAAGGATGTCAAATTCAGAGACAGCTGGGTCTTTGCTGGAGGCGCTGGGACAGAACAGAAAAGCCCCTTTGAGAAG CTGGCTGCCAATAATCAGAAGACCAATATTTACGGAAACTGGCCAGAGGTGGTGGAAATAGCCGGCTGCTTCCCCAGGAAGATCTGA
- the LOC118388804 gene encoding protein FAM3C-like isoform X3, which produces MSRGCKAVIKAKEKPWNEEVCPNVLTAVPEISHPKCSLSKNCPIDHFAFQIKSGAATVVGPKICFDGNIVMSGVMNNVGPGLNLVLVNGENGQIEKFDYFNMYSGETKAILDFLKTIKPGMIVLVASFDDAATKMTDEIRNIFAGLGSSSIKDVKFRDSWVFAGGAGTEQKSPFEKLAANNQKTNIYGNWPEVVEIAGCFPRKI; this is translated from the exons atgtcaagagggtgcaaagctgtcatcaaggcaaaag AAAAACCATGGAAcgaggaggtgtgtccaaacgttttgACTG CTGTGCCTGAAATCTCCCATCCAAAATGCAGCCTTTCCAAAAACTGCCCTATCGACCATTTTGCATTTCAAATCAAGAGTGGAGCAGCGACTGTTGTGGGCCCAAAGATCTGCTTTGATGGTAACAT TGTTATGAGTGGTGTGATGAACAACGTGGGACCAGGCCTGAACCTAGTGCTGGTGAATG GTGAAAATGGGCAGATCGAAAAATTTGACTACTTTAACATGTACTCTGGAG AAACAAAGGCCATCTTGGACTTCTTGAAGACGATTAAACCCGGAATGATTGTTCTGGTGGCATCTTTTGATGATGCAGCGACAAA GATGACTGATGAAATCAGGAACATATTTGCGGGACTGGGAAGCAGCAGTATCAAGGATGTCAAATTCAGAGACAGCTGGGTCTTTGCTGGAGGCGCTGGGACAGAACAGAAAAGCCCCTTTGAGAAG CTGGCTGCCAATAATCAGAAGACCAATATTTACGGAAACTGGCCAGAGGTGGTGGAAATAGCCGGCTGCTTCCCCAGGAAGATCTGA